A genomic segment from Chitinophagaceae bacterium encodes:
- a CDS encoding 1,4-dihydroxy-6-naphthoate synthase, with the protein MILKIGFSPCPNDTFIFDALVNKKMDTGNLHFEPVLEDVQTLNNWALLGKLPVTKLSYGVLPLVASKYKLLNSGSALGSGVGPLLIALNNISVNDVANHRIAIPGKNTTAHLLFSLAFPEAKHKEFMRYDEIENFVLQGNGLGVIIHENRFTYVAKGLTKIIDLGDYWEKTIGTAIPLGGIVIDKKLPAEIQKQTEALIQKSIALSFAAYPQLSGYVTINAQEMSEAVMRKHIELYVNHFTSYLGEEGKKAVVKLMQVFAETTGTAVNTGDLFV; encoded by the coding sequence ATTATTTTAAAAATCGGGTTTTCACCCTGCCCCAATGATACTTTTATATTTGATGCACTGGTCAATAAAAAAATGGATACGGGAAATTTACATTTTGAACCCGTATTGGAAGATGTGCAAACCCTAAACAATTGGGCCTTGCTGGGCAAACTACCAGTTACCAAACTGAGTTACGGCGTACTGCCATTGGTAGCCAGTAAATATAAATTATTGAATAGCGGCAGCGCATTAGGTAGTGGGGTAGGGCCATTGCTAATTGCGTTAAATAATATTTCGGTAAATGATGTGGCCAATCATAGAATTGCCATACCGGGGAAAAATACCACGGCACATCTTTTATTTTCTTTGGCTTTTCCTGAAGCAAAGCATAAAGAGTTTATGCGGTATGATGAGATAGAAAATTTTGTTTTGCAAGGCAATGGCCTTGGCGTAATTATTCATGAAAACCGCTTTACTTACGTGGCAAAAGGGTTAACTAAAATAATTGACCTGGGCGATTATTGGGAAAAAACCATTGGCACTGCCATTCCTCTTGGCGGCATTGTAATAGATAAAAAACTTCCTGCAGAAATTCAAAAACAAACAGAAGCCCTTATACAAAAAAGTATTGCGTTGTCTTTTGCGGCCTATCCGCAGTTATCGGGTTATGTTACTATTAATGCACAAGAAATGAGCGAAGCAGTTATGCGTAAACATATAGAGCTTTATGTAAACCACTTTACCAGTTACTTGGGTGAAGAAGGCAAAAAAGCCGTAGTAAAACTCATGCAGGTATTTGCCGAAACAACAGGCACTGCTGTAAATACCGGTGATTTATTTGTTTAA